One Aggregicoccus sp. 17bor-14 genomic window, TCCCCACCGAGGACTCGCCTGGGGGCGTTGGCCTTTTTGCGGGCCCTGCGCGCCCTTGCCGCGCCCCCGCGCCGCGCCCCCTCCCGGACACGGGCGCCGTCCCGGACGGGCGCCCTCTCGCCCAGGGCGCCGTCTCGCCCCGGGCGCCGTCTCGCGCGGGCCCGGCCTCCCCCGCACTGCGGTGCCGCCCGCGCGCCCCCGGCGCCCCCAGGGCCCCTTTCGGGCGCGAGTGCCTCCGGGCTCAGTCGCCCCCGCGCCGCCCCGGGGCTGCCCCCGGGCGGCAGCCCCGGCCGCCTGCGCCCCGCGCACGGCTCCTCCGCCCGCTGCGCACCCTGCGCCTCAGGCTCGAACCTGGCTCGACCGCATCCTGGCTCATCCGGCGGGCGCATCCCCGGCTGCCCTCGAGCTGCAGCCCAGGCCTCCTGCGTCTCCGGTGGACCGCAACTCGAGTCGCGCCTCCGGAGGCTTGGGCTCGATCTCCAAGACTGCCGCGTCTGCCTCACAGCAGTGGCATGGCAGGGGACGGGGGAGGCAGATGCAGTGTGTCGACACATTCACTGTCGACACCGCGAGCTGTGATTGCCCCCGTCATGACTGTCTGACTGATCCAGCGGCGCCTCCCGACGAGTCCGGAAGGGCACGACGCGGACGCAGCGGGGTTCGCCGGGGCGGCTGGTGCAGACAGTGGATTGACGTGCCTCGCAACGCTCCCAATCCTGGCGCCCGGCCGGATCTCTCGCCCGCGTAAGTGCTGGAAAAGTATGGTGAAACTGGCTGGGGTTGGTTTGACTCGCACGCTCGGCGAGCACTAAAGTCGGCGGACCGCCCGGTCTGTCGCCAGCCTCTGGCTGCGCGGCATCTTCCCGACCCCGCGGCTCCGCTCCATGAAGAAGCCGACCTTCCTTGGGAAGTACCTCCTCCTCGAGCGCATCAACGTCGGGGGAATGGCCGAGATCTTCATCGCCAAGGAGTTCGGCATCGAGGGTGTCGAGCGGATCCTGGCCATCAAGAAGATCCTGCCGACCATGGCGGAGGACCAGGAGTTCATCACGATGTTCATCGACGAAGCGCGGATCAGCCTCCAGCTGAACCACGCGAACATCGTGCACATCCACGAGCTCGGGAAGTACGAGGACAACTACTTCATCGCCATGGAGTACGTCTCCGGGCGTGACGTGCGCACGTTGATCGAGCGCTTCCGCAAGCGGCGAACCACGATGCCCACCGCGCAGGCGGTCTTCGTCGCGTCGAAGATCTGCGAGGGGCTCGACTACGCGCACCGCCGCAAGGATTCGCGTGGGCGCGACCTGCAGATCATCCACCGCGACGTCTCTCCGCAGAACATGCTCATCTCGTACGAAGGCGAGGTGAAGATCATCGACTTCGGGATCGCGAAGGCCGCGAACCGCTCTCAGAAGACCCAGGCCGGCATCCTCAAGGGGAAGTTCGGCTACATGAGCCCCGAGCAGGTGCGGGGACAGCCCATCGACCGGCGCAGCGACGTCTTCGCCGTCGGCGTCATCCTCTTCGAGATGCTCACCGGCGAGAAGCTCTTCGTCGGCGAGTCCGACTTCTCCACGCTCGAGAAGGTGCGCAACGCGGAGGTCCCGCTTCCCACCCGCCTCAATCCGCAGATTCCCGCGGACCTGGAGCGCGTGCTGCTCAAGGCGCTGGCCCGCGATCCGAACGAGCGCTACCAGTGGGCGAGCGAGCTCCAGGAGGACCTCCTGAGGTTCCTCCGCACGGGAGACTCCGTCTACTCGTCGAAGACGCTCGCCGGGTTCATGAAGGAGTCGTTCGCCGACGACCTGCAGCGCGAGGCGGACCGGATGGAGCGCTACTCCTCGATCACGGGTCCGGATGACGTTCAGCGCTCCGTCAGCGCTGCGCAAACCGAGCGTGAGGCGACACCCTCGAAGCGACAGTCGCTCCCGGAACCGGCCTCGGGAGAGCTGGGCGTCCCCGACACGTCGTCGGAGGCGGGCGACTCGTCCGCCGACAAGACCCAGATCTTCGACCCGACCGCGTCGGAGGCTGTGCCGGAGCCTTCCCCGGATGCCTCTCCGGGTCCCGTCTCCGTCTTCGTGGAGAACCAGGACGCTGACCTCGGCGCGGCGAGCGGTACTTCCGAGCCCCGCGTTGCCGAGAGCGCGCCGGGAGGAGGGGAGGCCGGCGAGTCCGCGGAACTGGCCGAGGCCGTTGGCCGCCCGCGGCAACAGGTGGTGCTCGGGGCTCCGGGGGCATCGGCTCCCGCCGAGACCGTGATCGGTCGCGCGCCGAGCCGTCGCTCGCCGGACGCCGGCGCCACACGCCGGCGCGCGCGCTCCGAAGAGCCCGCTGCGCCTGCCACCGAGGCGGCTCCCGTCGCCGAGGCGACCGCGGAGGTCGATGCCTCGGCGACCCAGAACCCGGTTCCCGCGGCCGATGCGGCTGCGCCCACCGCGCGTCCGGAGCCGGCGCCCCGTTCGCCGCCCCGGCGTACGCCCGCATTCTCGCTGCGCTCGCTCAGCCGCAAGCAGGTGGCCCTGGGAGTCGGCGCCGTCCTGCTGGTCGTGGCCGCGGCGCTGCCGCTCTTCGTGGGTGGGCGGGAGACGGGGGACGTTCTCGTCCTCGTGCGCCCCGCGACCGGTGCGCAGGTCCAGATCGACGGCCGCACCGTCACGCCCAACGCCGTCGCTCAGCTGCCGCTCGGGCGCCACCGGGTGGTGGCGAGTGCGCCCGGGTTCGAGCGGCTCGAGCGGGAGCTCCTCGTCGCAGACGCAGCGACGCCTCCGGTGCTCGAGCTCAACCTGGTCCCCACCCCTCAGGTGCAGCCGCCCGAGACCCCTGCGGCGACGGTCGCCGAGCGCGCGGCGCCCGCCGCGCCTCGTGCTGAGGCGGCGACCGGCGGCAAGCCTGCGGCGGCGGCCTCCACAGCGGACCGCGCGCCTGCCGCTGCCGTCCACCCCGCGGGGCCTTCCACTGCGAAGCCGGTCCTCTCGGCCCCGAGCACCTTCGTCGCGATCTTCGTCGGCGAGCCGGGTGCCGAGGTCCAGGTCGACGGCAAGCCGGTGGGCAAGACTCCCGAAGCCCGGCTGGCGAACCTCGCGGTGGGGCGCCGCTATGCGTTCACCGTGACGCGGGCGGGCTTCAAGCCCTTCCACGGTCAGTTCCAGTCCGAGGGCGCTCCCCAGGTGAAGGTGGCCTTTGCGCTGGAGCGGGAGCTGCCCACGGAGGCCAAGCGGCCGGCCGCGGCGGAGCCGCGTCCCGTGGTGGCGGCCGCGCGCGCACCCGTCACCGCCAAGGGTCGCTTTGCCTGCAGCACCCAGCCGGCCGGTGCGCAGGTCTGGGTGGATGGGCGCAACACGGGGCGGCAGACGCCGGTCGCGCTGGGCAACCCCCTGATGCTGCCCGTCGGGGCGCACCGGGTGGTCTTCAAGCTCAACGGGAAGCAGTCCCAGCCCGCGCAGGTGACCATCACGGCGGACGAGGTGGCCAAGCTCGTCAACGTGCCGATGGATTGACGCACCCAGGCATCAATTTCCCTTCTCGGTTGTTGTCCTCCGACGGCGCGCGCCGCGCTCGTCCTTGGTGCCCCTTTGGGCTAATGTAGGAGAGCCATGCACACACCTCCCACCCGAGCGAAGCCCGAGACCGGACCGGCGCAGCAGCCGTTCAGCTACCCCCTGAAGCGCGAGTTCGTCGAGCCGGACTGGACGCGACTGCCCGGGTATCGCGGTGTGACGGCGGCCGAGTGGGAGAGCTCCGTGTGGCAGCGCAAGCACACGGTGAAGAACCTCAAGGAGCTGAAGGCGGTCTTCGGCGAGCTCATCCCCGATGATCTCATGTTCAGCATCGAGCGGGATCAGCGGGAGCGGGCGACCATGTCGCTGCTCATCCCCCCGCAGATGCTCAACACGATGGACGAGAAGGACCTGTGGAACGACCCGGTCCGCCTCTACATGATCCCGGCCTACGGCGACCGCCGCACGGACTGGCCCAACCACCCGCGCGCGAGCCGCGACAGCCTCCACGAGCAGGACATGTGGGTGGTGGAGGGGCTCACCCACCGCTACCCGACGAAGGTCCTGGCGGAGATGCTGCCGACCTGTCCCCAGTATTGCGGCCACTGCACCCGCATGGACCTGGTGGGCAACGACGTCCCGCAGGTGGCGAAGCACAAGTTCACCGTGAGCCAGAAGGACCGCTACGAGCAGATGCTCGAGTACCTGCGCCGCACGCCCAGCGTGCGCGACGTGGTGGTCAGCGGCGGCGACATCGCCAACCTGCCCATCCAGGCGCTCGAGCCCTTCGTGAGCGCGCTGATGGACATCCCGAACATCCGCGACATCCGCCTCGCCTCGAAGGGGCTGATGGCGATCCCGCAGCACTTCCTGCAGGACAGCGTGTCACAGGGGCTGGAGCGCCTGGCGAAGAAGGCCAACGAGCGGGGCGTGGACCTCGCGCTGCACACGCACGTGAACAACGCACGGCAGATCACCCCGCTGGTGGGCAAGGCCGTGCGCCGCCTGCTGGACATGGGCATCCGCGACGTGCGCAACCAGGGCGTGCTCCTGCGCGGCGTGAACGACACGCCCAAGGATCTCCTGGACCTGTGCTTCACGCTGCTCGACCACGCGAAGATCATGCCGTACTACTTCTACATGTGCGACATGATCCCCAACTCCGAGCACTGGCGTGTCTCGGTGGCGCGTGCGCAGGAGCTGCAGCACGACATCATGGGGTACATGCCGGGCTTCGCGACGCCGCGCATCGTGTGTGACGTGCCCTTCGTGGGCAAGCGCTGGGTGCACCAGGTGGCCGAGTACGACCGCGAGAAGGGCATCTCGTACTGGACCAAGAACTACCGCACGGGCATCGAGGCGAACGACCCCGAGGCCCTGACGCGCAAGTACGAGTACTTCGATCCGATCGACTCGCTGCCTCCCTCTGGTCAGGCGTGGTGGCGGAGCCAGGCCCAGGCGGCGTGATGGAGGCGCAGTTCCCGTCGAGCCGCGCGCCCGCCTCTCCCGCGAGCGCGCGGCACCCGCTGTTCGCCGACGTCAGCGCCTCGGACTGGGGCGACTGGCGCTGGCAGATGCGCCACGCGGTGAAGAGCCTCGAGGCGCTGGAGCGCTACGTGCCGCTCACCGCGGACGAGCGCGCCGGCGTGCAGGAGACGCAGGCGATCTTCCGCATGGGGATCAGCCCGTACTACCTCTCGCTCATCGACCGCGAGCACCCGTTCTGCCCGGTGCGGATGCAGTCCATCCCCGCCCGCGCGGAGGCGCGCGTGCGCCCGGGCGAGCTCGCCGATCCGCTGGGCGAGGACAAGACGCGGCCGGAAGAGGCGATCGTCCACAAGTATCCGGACCGGGTGCTCTTCCTCGCGCTCGATACCTGCTCGGTGTACTGCCGCCACTGCACCCGCCGCCGCATCACCAAGGGTGGCGAGGCGGAGCTGAGCAAGGAGCAGATGCGCCGGGGCATCGAGTACATCCGGCGCCATCCCGAGGTGCGCGACGTGCTGATCTCGGGCGGAGACCCGTTCCTCCTCACGGAGGCGCG contains:
- a CDS encoding serine/threonine-protein kinase produces the protein MKKPTFLGKYLLLERINVGGMAEIFIAKEFGIEGVERILAIKKILPTMAEDQEFITMFIDEARISLQLNHANIVHIHELGKYEDNYFIAMEYVSGRDVRTLIERFRKRRTTMPTAQAVFVASKICEGLDYAHRRKDSRGRDLQIIHRDVSPQNMLISYEGEVKIIDFGIAKAANRSQKTQAGILKGKFGYMSPEQVRGQPIDRRSDVFAVGVILFEMLTGEKLFVGESDFSTLEKVRNAEVPLPTRLNPQIPADLERVLLKALARDPNERYQWASELQEDLLRFLRTGDSVYSSKTLAGFMKESFADDLQREADRMERYSSITGPDDVQRSVSAAQTEREATPSKRQSLPEPASGELGVPDTSSEAGDSSADKTQIFDPTASEAVPEPSPDASPGPVSVFVENQDADLGAASGTSEPRVAESAPGGGEAGESAELAEAVGRPRQQVVLGAPGASAPAETVIGRAPSRRSPDAGATRRRARSEEPAAPATEAAPVAEATAEVDASATQNPVPAADAAAPTARPEPAPRSPPRRTPAFSLRSLSRKQVALGVGAVLLVVAAALPLFVGGRETGDVLVLVRPATGAQVQIDGRTVTPNAVAQLPLGRHRVVASAPGFERLERELLVADAATPPVLELNLVPTPQVQPPETPAATVAERAAPAAPRAEAATGGKPAAAASTADRAPAAAVHPAGPSTAKPVLSAPSTFVAIFVGEPGAEVQVDGKPVGKTPEARLANLAVGRRYAFTVTRAGFKPFHGQFQSEGAPQVKVAFALERELPTEAKRPAAAEPRPVVAAARAPVTAKGRFACSTQPAGAQVWVDGRNTGRQTPVALGNPLMLPVGAHRVVFKLNGKQSQPAQVTITADEVAKLVNVPMD
- a CDS encoding KamA family radical SAM protein → MHTPPTRAKPETGPAQQPFSYPLKREFVEPDWTRLPGYRGVTAAEWESSVWQRKHTVKNLKELKAVFGELIPDDLMFSIERDQRERATMSLLIPPQMLNTMDEKDLWNDPVRLYMIPAYGDRRTDWPNHPRASRDSLHEQDMWVVEGLTHRYPTKVLAEMLPTCPQYCGHCTRMDLVGNDVPQVAKHKFTVSQKDRYEQMLEYLRRTPSVRDVVVSGGDIANLPIQALEPFVSALMDIPNIRDIRLASKGLMAIPQHFLQDSVSQGLERLAKKANERGVDLALHTHVNNARQITPLVGKAVRRLLDMGIRDVRNQGVLLRGVNDTPKDLLDLCFTLLDHAKIMPYYFYMCDMIPNSEHWRVSVARAQELQHDIMGYMPGFATPRIVCDVPFVGKRWVHQVAEYDREKGISYWTKNYRTGIEANDPEALTRKYEYFDPIDSLPPSGQAWWRSQAQAA